From a region of the Arachis ipaensis cultivar K30076 chromosome B09, Araip1.1, whole genome shotgun sequence genome:
- the LOC107616209 gene encoding uncharacterized protein LOC107616209 translates to MAKRASCQGEATSRDTLRWTDEMDTTFIDALIEECRKGNRVDDTFTTMAYDNILLLLRSIYGNHIRKENLKNRLKTLKDHFGVCYDNFHGLSGFSWNLITKMFEAEAEVWEELIKAKPKVKKWMRTPIKHYDKLFEIYGTHRATGKYAESAKEKVKRWEKNKEIINMNDDDSFLNMEEEWNEDPITPHATSFTMGHSPEIGLSNQSTGSQGTLSRGTKRKTTMSDKLESEMETMSKGIQALTDMMKDGNHFYERSINITEKQVLTAEEQVQVVKEQVQIAKQQVRIAEILEQSRPRIYSENNVWTELENLGVMLELRMRCYRFLCREDRAKRKFFGVSVDVRLATLYELMKEAGAL, encoded by the exons ATGGCAAAGAGAGCATCATGCCAAGGTGAGGCCACTAGTCGGGATACCCTAAGATGGACCGACGAAATGGATACAACCTTCATTGATGCTTTGATTGAAGAATGTCGCAAAGGTAATAGAGTGGATGACACATTTACTACAATGGCATATGACAACATACTTTTACTTTTGAGATCTATCTATGGTAACCACATCCGCAAAGAGAATCTTAAGAATAGACTCAAGACTTTAAAGGATCATTTTGGAGTTTGTTATGATAATTTTCATGGGCTTAGTGGATTTTCCTGGAATCTAATTACAAAGATGTTTGAAGCTGAAGCTGAAGTTTGGGAAGAATTGATTAAG GCAAAACCAAAAGTGAAAAAATGGATGCGTACTCCAATCAAACACTATGATAAACTATTTGAGATATATGGTACACACAGGGCAACAGGAAAATATGCTGAAAGTgccaaagaaaaagtgaaaaggtGGGAGAAGAATAAAGAAATAATTAACATGAATGATGATGATAGTTTCTTAAATATGGAAGAGGAGTGGAATGAGGATCCAATTACTCCTCATGCTACTAGTTTTACAATGGGTCATAGTCCTGAAATTggtttatctaaccaatcaactgGCTCTCAAGGAACATTATCAAGAGGTACTAAACGCAAAACAACCATGAGTGATAAATTAGAATCAGAAATGGAAACAATGAGTAAAGGCATTCAAGCATTGACTGACATGATGAAAGATGGGAATCATTTTTATGAGAGATCAATTAATATTACTGAAAAGCAAGTGTTAACAGCTGAAGAACAAGTGCAGGTAGTTAAGGAGCAAGTTCAAATTGCTAAACAACAAGTGCGAATAGCTGAAATTCTTGAGCAAAGTAGGCCTCGCATTTACTCTGAAAATAACGTGTGGACTGAGTTAGAGAATTTAGGGGTGATGCTAGAATTGCGCATGAGGTGTTACCGCTTTTTATGCAGAGAAGATAGAGCTAAGAGGAAATTTTTTGGTGTTTCAGTTGACGTACGTCTTGCCACATTATATGAATTGATGAAAGAAGCAGGTGCACTCTAG
- the LOC107619450 gene encoding myosin-10-like, with protein MEPPLLPKKPLSDKVPNFDVHKQEGDSAHHLPASAVTEDQVDEGVEVVNVDEKEQLLNSGDNGLEDSSCVQQVSVKKKRGRKSKKDMLEALNIARKKKGDDDSADMTVKTRVRTSVPTCAENLKEEYGDDEGLGEKKRRGRKPKNQKTEEHPINDNDVPNVENESKPDIDNEGEDADGDVQKRKQDRVGSRKRGGKMKLEDRNPGDSANDGVPEKFPGRKRKNMDGEQKEELGSHSNAQIDAETTLDSLEKSDNQRSYSLRKRENTSNHKRVDLLKGIDVQKQTAEKEFQAKRQGLSIEKSIDDTRPIHPDTHQDFHTPVSDQAFSPQEMELKELISAVSNLSHKIDMTSQSSTIETSPESRLPKELCPRALESLKRLVDFSKHTVDEWLNQDDLNNLLSEILSSTLEYHVPISFSKQVQKFKNFINNSLVSHNKLADLKKELSQIETESVHLDVSYASSQKNYKKYETNVAHAAKALDQLVCREEELEKELAGVRADIASLRNRFLKADKRKKDLNRELCEMESTRAELKRKYEKLQIEEREEILVFSSINEERVRLRLELEELLKPYL; from the exons ATGGAGCCTCCACTCCTACCGAAGAAGCCCCTTTCCGATAAAGTTCCGAACTTTGATGTCCACAAACAAGAAGGTGACTCTGCTCACCACCTCCCGGCAAGCGCGGTTACCGAGGACCAGGTCGATGAAGGCGTGGAAGTTGTGAATGTGGATGAAAAGGAGCAGCTTTTGAACAGTGGTGATAATGGGCTTGAAGATTCCTCTTGCGTTCAACAAGTTAGTGTTAAAAAGAAGCGCGGAAGAAAGTCTAAAAAGGACATGCTGGAGGCCTTGAACATCGCGAGGAAGAAGAAAGGTGATGATGATTCTGCTGATATGACTGTGAAAACGCGTGTAAGAACAAGCGTTCCAACTTGTGCTGAGAATCTCAAAGAAGAATACGGTGATGATGAGGGTCTTGGTGAGAAGAAGAGACGTGGCAGAAAACCGAAGAACCAGAAGACGGAAGAACACCCTATTAATGACAATGATGTTCCAAATGTAGAAAATGAGTCAAAACCTGATATAGATAATGAAGGGGAAGATGCAGATGGTGATGTTCAGAAGAGGAAGCAAGATAGAGTTGGGAGTAGAAAACGTGGTGGGAAAATGAAGTTAGAAGATCGAAACCCCGGTGATTCTGCAAATGATGGCGTTCCGGAGAAGTTTCCTGGAAGGAAAAGAAAGAACATGGATGGTGAGCAAAAGGAGGAGTTGGGGTCTCATTCCAATGCTCAAATTGATGCTGAGACAACCTTAGATTCCTTGGAAAAAAGTGACAATCAGCGTAGTTACAGTTTAAGGAAGAGGGAAAATACCAGCAACCATAAACGAGTTGATTTGCTAAAAGGCATTGATGTGCAAAAACAAACAGCTGAGAAAGAGTTCCAAGCTAAAAGACAAG GGCTTTCAATTGAAAAGAGTATCGATGATACCCGTCCCATTCATCCTGATACACATCAAGATTTCCATACACCTGTATCGGATCAAGCATTTAGCCCACAAGAAATGGAATTAAAAGAGCTCATCTCAGCTGTTTCCAATCTGTCTCATAAGATTGACATGACATCTCAATCTTCAACCATCGAGACATCACCAGAATCTCGTCTTCCAAAAGAGTTATGTCCTCGTGCTCTTGAAAGTCTAAAGAGACTTGTCGATTTCTCGAAGCACACCGTTGACGAGTGGCTAAATCAAGATGACCTCAACAACCTGCTTTCCGAAATCTTGAGCTCCACTCTTGAATATCATGTGCCCATCAGCTTCTCCAAGCAAGTGCAGAAATTCAAGAACTTTATCAACAACTCGCTCGTCTCTCACAACAAGCTTGCCGACTTGAAAAAGGAATTGTCTCAAATTGAAACAGAATCTGTACACCTTGATGTATCGTATGCATCTTCCCaaaagaattataaaaaatatgaaaCTAATGTTGCTCATGCTGCTAAAGCCCTTGATCAACTGGTCTGTCGGGAAGAAGAACTCGAAAAAGAACTTGCTGGAGTCCGGGCGGACATAGCTTCACTGCGGAATCGTTTCCTCAAAGCTGACAAGAGAAAGAAAGACCTTAATCGAGAATTGTGCGAAATGGAAAGTACTCGAGCTGAACTTAAAAGAAAATACGAGAAATTACAGATCGAAGAACGTGAGGAAATTCTGGTATTCAGCTCAATCAATGAAGAAAGAGTCCGTCTCAGGTTGGAGCTGGAAGAACTTCTAAAACCTTATCTTTGA
- the LOC107616208 gene encoding LOW QUALITY PROTEIN: tropinone reductase-like 3 (The sequence of the model RefSeq protein was modified relative to this genomic sequence to represent the inferred CDS: substituted 2 bases at 2 genomic stop codons), with amino-acid sequence MCKRLASTIKLAAVAASIAAAITTTMSCSISPLSSGTGFAIAKRLGLEGASVVISSCKQQNVEEAAEKLRAKGIKILALVCHVSNDQQRKDLIQKTAQCGNIDVIVSNATANPSVDPILQTKDSILDKLHLPCKVFVEHLTKLHISSCFKSDNYSXYTAXALAAEMAPNTRVNCIAPGFVPTNFASFITNYQTLSEYYFHD; translated from the exons ATGTGCAAGAGGCTAGCTTCAACCATAAAGCTCGCAGCTGTCGCTGCCTCCATCGCCGCCGCCATCACCACCACCATGTCT TGCTCCATATCGCCTCTGTCGTCTGGAACCGGCTTCGCCATAGCTAAAAGGCTGGGCTTGGAAGGTGCTTCCGTCGTCATCTCTTCTTGCAAGCAg CAAAATGTTGAAGAGGCTGCAGAGAAACTTAGGGCTAAAGGAATTAAAATTTTGGCCCTTGTTTGCCATGTCTCCAACGATCAACAGAGAAAGGATTTGATTCAAAAAACCGCACAG TGTGGAAATATAGATGTGATTGTGTCAAACGCAACTGCAAATCCTTCTGTTGACCCTATTTTGCAAACCAAAGACTCTATTCTTGACAAGCTTCACTTGCCCTGCAAAGTATTCGTTGAACATCTAACAAAACTGCATATATCTTCTTGTTTTAAGTCTGATAATTATTCGTAATATACTGCATAGGCCTTGGCTGCTGAGATGGCCCCAAACACTCGTGTAAACTGTATTGCTCCCGGTTTTGTGCCAACTAATTTTGCCTCGTTTATTACCAATTATCAAACATTATCTGAATACTATTTTCATGATTGA